Proteins co-encoded in one Henckelia pumila isolate YLH828 unplaced genomic scaffold, ASM3356847v2 CTG_391:::fragment_3, whole genome shotgun sequence genomic window:
- the LOC140871122 gene encoding uncharacterized protein — protein sequence MTRASPPPTLDVHSCDRLHRALAECYRRIPAGPSRQSACRHLNHSLAECLVAMVCPEEIEAVHSLCSSGGTALKRRQCQRAQLELSTCLSAHQTQP from the coding sequence ATGACCCGAGCATCGCCACCGCCTACCCTCGACGTTCACAGTTGCGATAGGCTTCACCGAGCTTTGGCCGAGTGCTACCGCCGGATCCCGGCGGGCCCATCTCGTCAGTCCGCGTGCCGTCACCTGAACCACTCACTTGCCGAATGCTTGGTGGCAATGGTCTGCCCCGAGGAGATCGAGGCCGTCCATTCTCTCTGCTCCAGCGGCGGAACCGCCCTCAAACGCCGCCAGTGCCAGAGAGCACAGCTCGAGCTCTCCACATGCTTGTCCGCTCATCAAACGCAACCGTAA
- the LOC140871113 gene encoding uncharacterized protein isoform X1 produces MAHSALDETSASGAFVRTPSTFRNFISRDPNSSFPAEAGRYHLYVSYACPWASRCLACLKIKGLDKAITFTSVKPQWGRTRDTDEHMGWLFPASNSEEPGAEPDSLNGAISIRGLYELASTNYTGKYTVPVLWDKKLKTIVNNESSEIIRMFNTEFNHIAENASLDLYPPHLQAQINEVNDLIYDGINNGVYKCGFAKKQEPYDEAVTKLYEALDKCEQILSKQRYLCGDTLTEADIRLFVTLIRFDEVYAVHFKCNKKLLHEYPNIFNFTKDIFQIPGVSSTVNMVHIKKHYYGSHPTINPFGIIPHGPNIDYSSSHDRNRFSN; encoded by the exons ATGGCTCATTCTGCTCTAGACGAGACATCTGCAAGTGGTGCATTTGTGAGGACTCCTTCTACTTTCCGTAATTTCATTTCCAGGGATCCCAATTCATCTTTTCCTGCAGAGGCGGGGAGGTATCATTTGTATGTATCGTACGCCTGTCCTTGGGCATCGAGGTGTCTTGCGTGCCTCAAAATCAAAGGGCTTGACAAAGCCATCACTTTTACG TCAGTCAAACCCCAGTGGGGAAGGACAAGGGATACTGATGAGCACATGGGATGGCTTTTTCCTGCCTCGAATTCCGAGGAACCCGGAGCGGAGCCCGACTCTTTGAATGGCGCAATAAGTATAAGAGGCTTATATGAACTTGCCAGTACAAATTACACGGGAAAATATACGGTCCCG GTTCTTTGGGATAAGAAACTCAAGACAATCGTCAACAATGAGAGCTCGGAGATAATCcgcatgttcaatacagaattCAATCATATTGCTGAAAATGCATCGCTGGACCTTTATCCTCCTCACTTGCAAGCCCAGATCAATGAAGTAAatgatttgatatatgatgGGATTAATAACGGGGTCTATAAATGTGGATTTGCTAAGAAGCAGGAACCTTACGATGAG GCTGTGACGAAATTATATGAAGCTTTGGATAAATGTGAGCAGATACTCAGTAAGCAGCGATATCTCTGTGGAGATACACTGACCGAAGCAGATATACGCTTGTTTGTGACCCTCATAAGATTTGATGAG GTCTATGCTGTTCACTTCAAATGCAACAAGAAGCTATTACACGAGTATCCGAATATCTTCAATTTCACCAAAGACATATTTCAAATCCCTGGAGTCAGCAGCACAGTTAACATGGTACACATTAAAAAGCATTATTATGGAAGCCATCCGACCATCAATCCATTTGGAATCATACCTCACGGTCCAAATATCGACTACTCTTCTTCCCATGACCGGAACAGGTTTTCTAATTAA
- the LOC140871113 gene encoding uncharacterized protein isoform X2 yields the protein MAHSALDETSASGAFVRTPSTFRNFISRDPNSSFPAEAGRYHLYVSYACPWASRCLACLKIKGLDKAITFTSVKPQWGRTRDTDEHMGWLFPASNSEEPGAEPDSLNGAISIRGLYELASTNYTGKYTVPVLWDKKLKTIVNNESSEIIRMFNTEFNHIAENASLDLYPPHLQAQINEVNDLIYDGINNGVYKCGFAKKQEPYDEAVTKLYEALDKCEQILSKQRYLCGDTLTEADIRLFVTLIRFDEVCLCCSLQMQQEAITRVSEYLQFHQRHISNPWSQQHS from the exons ATGGCTCATTCTGCTCTAGACGAGACATCTGCAAGTGGTGCATTTGTGAGGACTCCTTCTACTTTCCGTAATTTCATTTCCAGGGATCCCAATTCATCTTTTCCTGCAGAGGCGGGGAGGTATCATTTGTATGTATCGTACGCCTGTCCTTGGGCATCGAGGTGTCTTGCGTGCCTCAAAATCAAAGGGCTTGACAAAGCCATCACTTTTACG TCAGTCAAACCCCAGTGGGGAAGGACAAGGGATACTGATGAGCACATGGGATGGCTTTTTCCTGCCTCGAATTCCGAGGAACCCGGAGCGGAGCCCGACTCTTTGAATGGCGCAATAAGTATAAGAGGCTTATATGAACTTGCCAGTACAAATTACACGGGAAAATATACGGTCCCG GTTCTTTGGGATAAGAAACTCAAGACAATCGTCAACAATGAGAGCTCGGAGATAATCcgcatgttcaatacagaattCAATCATATTGCTGAAAATGCATCGCTGGACCTTTATCCTCCTCACTTGCAAGCCCAGATCAATGAAGTAAatgatttgatatatgatgGGATTAATAACGGGGTCTATAAATGTGGATTTGCTAAGAAGCAGGAACCTTACGATGAG GCTGTGACGAAATTATATGAAGCTTTGGATAAATGTGAGCAGATACTCAGTAAGCAGCGATATCTCTGTGGAGATACACTGACCGAAGCAGATATACGCTTGTTTGTGACCCTCATAAGATTTGATGAGGTAT GTCTATGCTGTTCACTTCAAATGCAACAAGAAGCTATTACACGAGTATCCGAATATCTTCAATTTCACCAAAGACATATTTCAAATCCCTGGAGTCAGCAGCACAGTTAA